The Panthera uncia isolate 11264 chromosome C1 unlocalized genomic scaffold, Puncia_PCG_1.0 HiC_scaffold_3, whole genome shotgun sequence genomic sequence gtatgtgtcttggtgtggacctccaaGGGTTGATTTTTGGGGGGAacttctgtgcctcctggatctggatagctgtttccttcccagatcagggaaattttcagctgttatttcttcagataaattttctgcccccgtttctctctcttctctttttgggTTACTTATAATGCAAATGTTGTTATTCTTAATTGGGCCACTGATTTCCCTAAgtgtattctcattttgcataattctttttcctctcatttgGTCAGCTTGCTTACTTCCATTACTCCAATTTTCAGGCCATCActtcattcctttgctttctctAGCCCACTATTctatcaagtgtatttttaatttcatttattgtgtttttcatctgttttttttttttttcttctctgtttagggtctcactgagatcctctattcttttctcaagttcagtATCTTTATAATCATTACTTTCTCATGGCATATTACTCATGACAGTTTGCTTATATCATTTTCTGTGGCTTTTTCCAGTCCGTTCATTTTGgatatattcctctgtctcctctttttgTCTAACTCCTTGTGGCTGCTTCTGTGTGAGAAAGGTCAGCTACATCTCTTGTTCTTcaaagtaatggctttatgaacaAGAGTTCctatagtgccctgcagtgcagtgtctcCTGTTCCCGAAGATCTAGAGCTTCAGAGTGGCCTCTATATGTGTGGTGTATGTCCTGCTGTTGAGTCCCGACCTCTGTTTCCCTCAGTACAGTTGTCTGCAGCTGGTATCTTTGCCTCTTGTGGCCAGCATTTGGTCCCTGGGCAGGAGGGTCTCATTTTAACAAGGTGTGCACTGAtatgcttgtgaaatgagacttcCCACTTCTGCCAGAACCGAGGTCCCGCAAAATACCAGGTTGTGAATGAGAATGGTGAGTTTTGGGTGAGTCTTCTGGGCAAGGGCACCTCCCGCATGGGAGATAAGGCAAGAGTGACTGGTAAGGGCAGATCCCCTAAAGCATGGGAAAGTGAGATTTGGTATACGCAGGTTAGGTAGTGAATGTTGGTGATGCAATGTTTATGCAGATGGTcatgtgtttatgctgaggggtgagTGAGGGAAATGTTCTctcagctcctttgttcctggaggggtcTTTCCAGGACCCCTGCTTCTCCAGACCACGTtctgagataaataaataaccctcCCTCCACTATGGCCTTAGTGTTTTataaactgctgcttctatgttgtATCTCTGCTAGCTGTTTGTCATGCTGTCTCCTTAAGGGTGAGGACTCCATTTCCTAATGCCCTCTGGATTCTCCCAGAGCCAAACCTGCTGATTTTTAtaattccaggctttaagtcaCAGTagttgtaagaactcacaaaattcggCTTGCTTTCAAAGcgaaatgttatggggattcctCTTCCCTGTGTGGGCTCCACAGTGTGACAATCTGTTTCTTGCCCTTCACTGCACCCCGGCCTTCCTTCCAACTATGGACAGCCACAGTCTGTTTCACTCCCAAACCACATCTTCACTCTTAAGAACTTCTTCGATGTGGACTTTTCTCTACCATTACTTGTGGAGTTTGTTTTGCAagtctttgggtcatttcctgggttatttacactgatgtgagtgttatctagttgtatctgtgtGACAaagtgagcttagggtcctcctattcTACCTTCCTCCTACTATGAAAACTTATGTGGCAAAAAATTGGACATCCTAGAAGAAATGCTTCAATTCCAAACATAcagtcttccaaaactgaaacaagaaaaaacaaaaaatctaagaagactaattactagtaacaaaattgagccagtcaaaaaagaaaaaaaaaaaaaaaaacagaaaaaactcccaacaaacaaaagtccaggaccaaatggcttcagaagtgaagtctaccaaacatttaaagagttaatacataCTCTTCTAAAATTATTgcagaaaaatagaagaggaaagaaagcttccaaacaCATTCTCTGAAGCcaccattaccctgataccaaaagctGACacagacactacaaaaaaagaaaactgcaagcCAGTATCTCTGATCAACACAGATtagaaatattcaacaaaatattagtaaacttaaatcaacaatacattaaaattcaCCACAATAATTCCATGCAAGAATGGGTCAATATATGCAATATATCATGATCAATGTGaaataccacattaacaaaatgaaatgtgaaaaccATATGATCTTTCCAGCAAGTGCCGAGGAAGCACTTGACAGAATTCAACAACTGTTCATGATGAAAAATCTCAATAAAGTGACTTTAGAGGGAAAGTACAACATAATAaggaccatatatgaaaaacccccAGAtcacatcatactcaatggtgaaaaactgaaagcttttcctctaaggttgggaataagacaaagatgtccactctcatcatttttattcaacataatactatAAAtactagccacagcaatcagacaagaaaaagaaataaaaggctactgaattggtaaggaagaaataaaactttcactatttgcagaggacatgatactatacattgaaaatcctaaagactccacaaaaaactactagaagtaaatgttatatattaagtTCATTGATAGTACttgataaaaagacaaaagaggaaacactgaataaatagaaagatatatgATATCTGGAGGTAGGAtttactattataaaaatatcaattctcaACTTAATCTGTGATTTCAAGTTATCCTTAATTAACATCCCACTAACaatgcattttttcctttatttagaattaatgtttttatgttgATATGATTTTAAACTTGTAGAAGAATTTACAAGTATTCCCATTTACTTTTCGGTCAGCTGCCTCTTAATATTTACATAGTTAGAATATTTATCGGAAGAAATTAACCTTGGTAAAtactattaaattaaatataaaacttcttagatttcactgattttttttttcacaaatatttttttccctcttccaggGTTCAATATAGGATACTACACTGAATTTAATGATCATTTCTCTTAATCTCCTCTTGTCTATCAAAGACCTtcagtctttccttttatttcatggCCTTGACACTTTGAAgagtcagttattttgtagactTTCTCCCCAGTTTGGGTctaattgaaatttttttgtGGTTCTGCATTACTGGGAAGGATACCACAGAGGTTATATGCCTTTTTCAGTGCATATGTCAGGGGTACATGAGATTGATATCTATCACTGGTGACATTGACCTTGATCATTTTATTAATTGGTATCTACCAGGATTCTGCACTCTAATTATTTAcccctttgtaattaaaaatttatagagTGCCATGTTTGAGTATTGTTTCTTAAGCTTTACAGTATCCACCAAaaacattgttttccaaaattaatcATGTCTTTAAAGTTACTTTATTATGAtcatgttattcattttttcttcctcaagacACTTAGTTTGTCTCTACTTAAACTTTCATCTATTAATTTGAAATCCTTTGGTGTATCTTGCCTACAGTAACTATTACCATGGTATTCTCACAGTGATTTTCAGTTGCCTCCTTACATTTGTCAATTGGTATTCTTCCATAAGGAAgagttgtcattttatttatttatttatttacttatttattttaatttatatcagtGTATTATGGGCTAATGAATATTGTATTATTTGAgctataatacaatattataatttttttttgatcaagATGTTCCACCTTTGACTACTACTAGAAGCTTTCAGGTTGGCTCTATGGACTTTtgatatgttactttttttttttttttttttttacaccaacCAGGGGTTTAATATAAATACAACCAGCATAGAAAAACCCAACATCACACATACACCAGAATGTAAAGTActggggacagaaagcagatttcTGAACCTTTGGCTCAGCCAGCccccaaataaaatcaacaaaaatgacaaatcaacaaaataagaaGTGAGATTCATATTAAGCtgtggcaggaggaggaaggttTGTGTATGTATCACACAGAACGGCCAAGGAATACCAAAGGGCCAAGGTTAGTCCCTGGGCTGGGAGGGGCATGGCAAGGTCCCTCACCACAACTTAGCCAAACCAGAGCTGTCCCAGGTGTACTGGGGCCCTGCCCCAAAGGGGAGGCTGTGTCAGAGGTAGGGCAGAGCCCATGTTCCTCCCTCTTTAAAATCCGATGGTGGCTGCCCAGGCCTGCTGGGCTGGGGACTGATGCAGGCTCTGTCAACTCGTTTGGGCTGCCTGTGAAGAGGACATGGTCACTGCTTAACCACGGTACCTGCCTCAGCCCCACCAGTCGGTATAAGACTGGCTCTAGAGGCACTCAGTGCCTCTAGCAATCTTGCAGACACAGCATCCTTAGCCATCTCATGCCCATTCTGCACATCTGGGGCCAGCACAACCCAGATGAGGCCACTGAAGGGCACTGGATGCCCAGGGATCACCACCTGGTACCAGAAGTGGTGCCAGCCAGCAGGGCCCATGCCCAAACACTTGGTGAGGAACACAGGGCTGCCCAGCTTCATCCGCTGGCACAACAGCTGCAGGGCACCCCGAGCCCCTTGGGACTCTAGCTTGTCCCTGGCCAGGGCCAACCGACTGCCCTCTGGCTGTAGGCACTGCAGGGAGGGGCCCACCAGCTGCTGGCGGAGTCGCTGCTTCAGATCTGGCTTGAGCCACTCCACGGCCACCTGCTCTCCAGAGAGGCGTGATTGCCCTTCCCCTAGGGTTTTTTTGGCCATGGCGGCGGCGCGGTGCGAGTTGAACTTCAGCAGCACAATTTGCGCGGGCGCGGGCCCAGGGCTGGGCATCAGCAGCGCCTCCTGCAGGCCGGAACCCGGGGGCTGCAGCGCGAGCAGCAACGCGCGGCGACTCAGCCCCGGAGGCAGCCCGTCCACACTCAGCTCGCACTTCTCAGTACTGTGGCACACGAGCAGCGGGCAGGAGGGCCGCAGCGGGTGGTTGTGCAGTGTGGCGATGGCGGCCTGGGCGCCGCGCCGCGAACTGTAGCGGGCGTAGGCGAACCCACGATTTAGGCCGCTGAAAGTCATCATCAGGCGGAACTCGTAGAGCCGGCCCACGCGCTGGAACAGTGGGATCAGCTGGTGCTCGTACACGTCTTGGGGCAGCCGCCCGGTAAACACCTCTGAGCCGGCCGGCGGCGGGCTGCCCACCCAGCCTGGGGGTGGCCCGCCATGCTTCCTCTGCCCGTTCACCTGCACCAGGTGGATGCCCGTCTCCCTGACCCATGCCTCCAAAGCTGCCTTGTTTTCCGGATTCACCCTCTCACACCACAGCTCACATTCCAGCTTGGACTTCATGGCTATCTCGCCAGCTACTCTGTACTcgctttatctctttttttttttttttaacgcttccTTGCTTCCTGACACCACAAGATGCTTTGGGTTCATCTTGTCTTTTACCTGCCTTGGCTTTGGACTAAATCAGTTCTCCAAAGAGCTCTCTTACTAGAGAATGgtttttagaaaccaaaatctgaaGTCCAGGTATACTCATTGCTTCTGGGGTGTTACTATTTCTAGTCCTGTCAGTAGGTAGAgttaggacacacacacacttgtgtatACACACTTGTATCTATATTATGTGTACATTTTAACCACACGTCCATATTGACGCCTTTGCCTCTTACCTAGCACTACAGGGTCCattatactttctttctttaactGTAATTACTTACTTTGGCATTTGTTATCTATAATACATTTACTTGTTTGTTCAAGTATGAAAATGAAGTAGAATTAGAATTTCTAACCCATATCTGTGAAAAACAATGTACCAACTCCACTACAGTGTTTGAGTAAAAACTTTTCTTAATCTTTAGCATTGTAGTATCCAAAgtactattttctaaaatttcttaatCATCTTATTTCTTCCCATTCCTTTTAATATGGTCATGTGATTTATTTGCAATTCAGTTATATTCATTCGTCAGAGTTTTTATtccatctttctcttccccctaGCCCCACAAAAATTTTggttgacttattttttaaaagtttagatgCAGTGATTTTTACACTTTGTGGTTTGTATTTATCTGACAAACATATACAGTCATGTATTCACACCCACAgtttcccccaaattttcttcTGTTGACAACACCTCTCATCAGCCCCCAACCCAGCAACTATGTTTGCCTTCTCCAGAAtatcacataaatggaattaggTACTATGTAGCTTTTTGGGTTTGACTTCTCTAAGTtagcaaaatatatttatgattcaTGCATCTCATGTGAAATAAtagtttgctatttttattactaagtaatattctcttatatggATATTCTACACATTATTTATTCACCAGTTGAAAGAGATATGGgttttttccctcagtttttggTGCTTATAAAGTTCCTGGAAGTATTTGTATACAcgttttttgtgtgaacatggtttttatttctctgtggtaGATAACTAGGAGTGGCATAGTTGCATATTAATTTCACAAGAAATTGATATATTATTACCAAATTGATTCTAGCATTTTGAATTTCCAGTAACAACTTATGCACGTTCCAGTTGCTCCATGTTCTTGTCAGCATGGTATgacaagttctttttttgtttttgtctttttttagacATTGTAATAAGTATGTAGTATTATCACATTGTGGTATTAATTTGATTACCCTATTTCCTAATGTTGAACATCTCATGAACTTAGTTGTTGCCCACTTATCTTACTGAAAGATGTGTTTAGATCTTTTACCCACTTTTCATTAgattgtccatttaaaaaaattttttttaatgtttatttttgagagagagagagagagagagagagagagagagagaatgttagcaggagaggggcagagagcaaggaaggcacagaatctgaagcaggctccaggctgagctgtcagcacagaccctgacatggggcttgagcaatgaactgtgagatcatgacctgagttgaaggtggatgcctaaccgactgaaacacccaaGTGCCTGtgattgtccatttttttttaactattattaagtgttgagggtttttatatattctggggaAAAGtccttttttcaaaattgtgtaATATGCTCCAAGCCTATggtttgtcatttcattttcttaacaggatctttaattttaaagaaaaaaataattttaaacaagttcaatttgtttcttttgtggaTAACTTTGAAGTTATATACAAAACCTCTTTGCCTAACCTAATGTCATGCAGATTTTCCCTGGTGATAATTGTTGATTATTCTTGTTTCTTAGTGGAGATAGAGAAGAAGGGCAATTTCTTGCCTTTTCACATAGCTGCTTTTTCCTATAATACACACTTCCCAGGGCTTGGTTCAAACTTTTCTGTGAGTACACCCCATGTGATTTATGAAGAGGCAACCTGCACAAGGACATAAGTAATTTCTATGGTCTTTATGGGTTTCTCACT encodes the following:
- the LOC125910935 gene encoding dead end protein homolog 1-like — its product is MKSKLECELWCERVNPENKAALEAWVRETGIHLVQVNGQRKHGGPPPGWVGSPPPAGSEVFTGRLPQDVYEHQLIPLFQRVGRLYEFRLMMTFSGLNRGFAYARYSSRRGAQAAIATLHNHPLRPSCPLLVCHSTEKCELSVDGLPPGLSRRALLLALQPPGSGLQEALLMPSPGPAPAQIVLLKFNSHRAAAMAKKTLGEGQSRLSGEQVAVEWLKPDLKQRLRQQLVGPSLQCLQPEGSRLALARDKLESQGARGALQLLCQRMKLGSPVFLTKCLGMGPAGWHHFWYQVVIPGHPVPFSGLIWVVLAPDVQNGHEMAKDAVSARLLEALSASRASLIPTGGAEAGTVVKQ